One Salvelinus alpinus chromosome 9, SLU_Salpinus.1, whole genome shotgun sequence genomic window, AGTTaaaggcactccttcgatataCAGTTGTTTTTGACGAAAATAAAAACGTGCCAGTTTGTCACTTttacgaggttggagtaatagcatgttcaactacttatgacattggctcgaatctaggttgtgcctttagagtgtttaaatgaacATCTAAGGAATCATTTTTCACTTATCTCattattgacttctcaaaccccaaaccTTGGTCTGCTTGGTCTGTTTCGAAAGTGTTTACCGAAGTCTCGCGATGTttcgcctctgggtttagaaactttGTGGATGTACTCTACTGGTTCAGGAAATCAATGAGAACTTCACTAGTAAGTCATGGAAATTCATGAAGTTTCCACTGAATTTACCCATGTAATAGCCAAGATTGATGAAGGCAAAATTTGTTTAAAAAAGTTACATTACAGATACAGTATGGAAAAGCAAAACAaatgcagtgtgtttgtgtgactatAATAATAATCCAGAGTGATTCTCTGATAAACCATTAATAGCTGTATacattgtattttttaaattatttttttagcTTTAATTCATGATATGTTGTTATCGCTATCAATGAGAAATATACAAGACTGAATATATAATGCTCCAGTGTGGATTTTCATGAGAGGTTGTGTTCAGAATCATCACCGTGGTGACGGATTTGAATATGTAGGGGAGGGTCTGGGATTTGCTAGGTTATGGCAGGGATACGATTGCTTTGGGCATGGCTACACCTCGTTTTGTTGGGTGATGTCAGTGGAGTAGCTGTTGTAGGACTTGCTGGCTCGGTTGCTCATGCCCAGGTACTGCTTCAGGAACTCACTGAAGCGTTTCTGGTTGTTCCACTTGCGTGCAGATTTCCGGACGCCTATGAACCCGCCGTAGCGCTTCTGCAAGGGCCTTCCAGGGCCCATCAATTTCCTGTAGCCGTGCCTTCCCTTCAGGAACCCCCCAAAGCGCTTTGACAGACTTATACCCGCCGCTCCGTCCTGCTCTTTCTCTGTCACGCTATCCCCCTCTTCCTCGTCCATTTCCTCCATTTCCCGGGGCAGCTGGGAGTTGTAGGCAGCATTGGCGAGGGTTAGCTGGCTCTCACTGCCCAGCTCGTCTGTCCCCAGAGCACGGGCCACGTGGTCAAACCTCTGCAGGGCTGCTGGGTACATCAGCCCCTCGTCCCCctgttcctcttcttcttctggcaGCATGGCCTCCACCTCCTCCTGGGCCCGTTTCAGCATGGCAGCGCCCCCTATGGACAGGAATGGTAACTGTGGCGGTGCCAAGACCTTGCGACACAGGTCCCAAATGAAGGCAGGGGAGACGTTACTGTCACACTCCACCAGACacacctgagaggagagagggaggaaaacacagagcACATGATcgttagatagatagagagagagagagagagagagagagagagagagagagagagagagagagagagagagagagagagagagagagagaaagaaagaaagaaagaaagaaagaaagaaagaaagaaagaaagaaagaaagaaagaaagaaagaaagaaaggacaaACCAAAGTTATGATTTGTTAGTTATTGGTTCATTCCCCAGTCACCACTTTGTCCAGGGGCTGTAAAgagcagaggaggctgctgaggggaggatggcttattataatggctggaatggagttaaTGGAATTCTACCAAACACATGAAAACCACGTGCTAGATGTGTTCGATACCACTACATTTTTTTCCATTCCAGCCAAGCCATTACTataagcccgtcctccccaaataAGATGGCACCAGTATACTTTCTGTCAAATGCTGACGTAAAAATTGCTTTGCATTTGATTGAGATAGACGATGATACACCGTCAGACACTGGGATTCCCATTGTGAGGGTGGCAGGctcgagcgttgggccagtaaccgaaaggttgctggttcgagaACCCgagccgatgtgcccttgagcaaggcactttaccctCATTTTCtccaggggcgccgtactactatggctgaccctgtaaaacaacacatttcaacccacctatctggtgtatgtgacaataagacatacagtatatgtattttttaaagaatGATAGCAAAATGTTTATGATGCCCATGAAGACATCGTACTGTTCTTCTCTCGCCCGAACATAGAGTCCTTTCTTTGTCTTACAAATACCTCACCTTGAATTAGTACGGCATCCATGCTATCTAAATGGTCTTTGTGTGAATATATATCTAGAATCAGTCAGTGGGTTTGGGGTTTCTCTGAACGCATCACAGTCTAGTCTCGCAGTCTCTCAGTGGAGATTCTCCACATCAGAGCTGAACCTGCtatcaacacatacacacacaaatattatCCTTATCTCAGGGTGCCGAGTCATACCAAAGAATATAAAACATGGGACCCTATGCGTCTCTGATAGATCTGGGGGACGGCCCTGCGATAGACTTGCGTCCTGTCCAtagggtgtacttgtacatcaagctgcctcacgctacagaaacaggagataaactcctgctcctatgagccgtTCCGGCTTGTACAAGCCAAGGCTACTTACTTACATAGGAGAGAACATAGCAGAATACACTGAAGCCACGAGACAAAGAGGGGGTCGGTGGTGCGCTAAACCTCCagcagtgagatggagagaatggagagggCAGAACACTCACTTCTATCCTCAGGAATCAATTAGCCAGCGCAAATTAAAAGCCAGATGCCGGGAGGCTGGGAGGGCATAATGCTAAGAGTCAGATATCGTCAACAATATAGGAGATAGAGGGTGGGGAGAATGACTGTGGTGAGGGAAGGGTAGTTTTAGAGGATGAGGGCAGAGAGTGATGGATGCAGGGGTGCGGGGAGTGAGGGAGATGGTAAGTGGTAGGTGTTTCTCTATGGGGGggtcccaatctctctctcttcgacGACTGCGAGCGCTCTATTTGTGACATCATCAATCTCTCCAGGCGGCGGCAGTGGGCCAACCAGCTGCTGTTTATTGTGTGTGCATAATTAGCCTACGCTCTAAGTTAACTGAATCACCAGAGCTGTTTAAAGCCAAAGGAGCATCTCCTGAGTGAATTAGCTCTATCACCCCACAGACAAACAACCTATTAAAGGGGCAGTGCTTttcctgtttttttttatatttccacactatgaggtcggAAATAACACTCAGAAGTTGTGAAAATGATAattcccttttagtgtaagagttgataaaaaaaaatttaaaaacacgtggaatttcagcctgttcaggtggAATGGAGTTTTTGGCCCACAgcatgacatcacaatctgatcTGATTATTCTGACCAATGACCATTTGTATCTTACTACTTTGAAGGGGTAAACAGGTAGGCTCTAGAGTCTAAACGATCCTATCCGCCAATCAGGGTTGTGTATGTAAATATTTTAAATTTGTATCAACACTCCCACacgatcagactgagcatttTAATAGCACaaggaggctcagggaaataaatgaTCACAGATATATTTTGAGTTATTTTTAtgaaatatacacacacagtaatttattagacatacagtgaTGATTTAAATATACAATTTAAAACACTGTTAGATTCAGTCAGTCCACTGGTAACACAGTCAGAGTTCCTTGAGATAGTACCCCTTTCCTGCAGTCGAGTGACCAAAAGCGCCCTCTAGAGGCCTCATGGGTGGAGCGTTAATATTTttaataatttcataattaataagcattatatatagtgtatataaaaatgaaaaaaatctgGTGTTCCTATGttaaacggttttgttatatttcagtcttatgtgatgtatataaagtgtaatattgaaatgcagactcaaaattgaatacaattcaactctatatctgacatggtacaggtgtcataACCAGATCTAGATTATGACAGCGAGATGGACAACAGGGGATTTAATCTGTGTTGAAGTTGATCTCTTCGAGCATTATGTGACTGAGGCAGGGTTAGACATAGACAAATAAGAGGAATAGAGAcatatactgaaccaaaatataaacgcaacatgcaacaatttcaaatattttactcagttacagttcatatgaggaaatcagtcaatttaaatcaattgaataggccctaatctatggatttctcatgactgggaatacagatacgcatATGTTGgtaacagataccttaaaaaaatgggcctcacaatggtcCTCAGGATCTCCTCACTGTATTTCTGTgccttcaaattgccatcgataaaatgcaattgtgttcgttgtccgtaacttatgtctgctcataccataaccccaccgccaccatggggcactctgttcacaatgttgacattagcaaaccactcgcccacactacgccatacacgtggtctgcggttgtgaggccggttggatgtactaccaaattctctaaaatgacgttggaggcagcttatggtagagaaattaacagtcaaatctctggcaacagctctggtgcacatttctgcagtcagcatgccaaaactgcacattttagactggccttttattgttcccagcacaaggtgcacctgtgtaatgatcatgccgtttaatcagattcttgatatgccacacctgtcaggtggattgattattttggcaaaaggagaaatgctcagtaacagagatgtaaacaaatgtgtgcacataatttgagagaaataatatttttgtgcgtatggatcatttctgggatattttatttcagctcatgcaacatgggaccaacactttacatgttgcgtttatatttttgttcagtgtagaagaATAGAGTGATAGACGGATGGAGGATAGGTGTTGTAGGTGGCTTTAGAGACCCTCACCAGTGTGTTAAAGTTGATCTCCTGGGGTAGGATGTGGCTACAGGCCAGGCAGTCCTCCTGGCAGTCACTACAGTGTcctggaacacagagacacagcagcaacagggcccataggggggtCTTCATTGTCCTCAGTATCGATAGGACAACCTGGGACAGGACACAGGAGAGAAGTCAGAGGTCAATTCATGGTCTTCTGCACAGTCATAATTTACAGTGAACAGTCAGACtgaaagagggggagggaaggaaggagtgagagagagagagaatcggggagagagagagatacaaggacacagacagacatggccGACCGACCGACAGACAAAGATAACTGATAAACACTAAAGCCTTTGTTTGTCTGGGAGTTGTATTGACCTTGGCAGTGAACCAGTCCGCTGTTTTGTGACAACAACGACGTAAGACACAAACAGCTATTTGTAGATCATTAACCAAACTCATCATTGCCTTAATTGAACCCTGAATTAGCGCTTCTGGCATGATGGGAGGGAGCACAATGGCCAAAGGAAATGGGGTGATTTCGGAAGCATTGAAGCATTTCGGAAGCATTGATGCATTTCGGAGTCTTTGTTTTACTGGATTAGTCATCAGGAAGAGATGGGAAATATGGAGATATATGGAGAGAGGAATCCGAAGCTGTGTTGCACTTGTAACAAACAGAGAACAAGGAATATGCCCATGcactgatgcacacacacacacacgcaagcatgaTATCACTGACCACACCATGTATATGTCAATGACGCACACACAAAGGCATTAATGCCTGAAAACTGCAATTAATAGATGTGTATCTATTATAGAATTAAAATAATT contains:
- the LOC139530620 gene encoding prepronociceptin-like; translation: MKTPLWALLLLCLCVPGHCSDCQEDCLACSHILPQEINFNTLVCLVECDSNVSPAFIWDLCRKVLAPPQLPFLSIGGAAMLKRAQEEVEAMLPEEEEEQGDEGLMYPAALQRFDHVARALGTDELGSESQLTLANAAYNSQLPREMEEMDEEEGDSVTEKEQDGAAGISLSKRFGGFLKGRHGYRKLMGPGRPLQKRYGGFIGVRKSARKWNNQKRFSEFLKQYLGMSNRASKSYNSYSTDITQQNEV